The following nucleotide sequence is from Candidatus Finniella inopinata.
TGCGTCGTACTTCGCTTCTAAGATTTTGATTATTGCTAAATCTTCTTTTGTCAGAGGAAAGGTAAAGGCCTTGGCAGGGGTTTCCAAAACCTCTTTGTTTGGACAATTCGGATCGTTAATCACGACATAAGGGGGCAGCTTAACGGACATATGTTTTAACCACTAACCGTAAAAATTTCATAACCATTGGACGTGACGGCCAGGCTATGTTCGAATTGGGCCGATAAAGACTTATCCTTGGTTACGGCCGTCCATCCGTCTTCCAAAACCTTCACACCGGGTTTGCCGGCATTAATCATGGGTTCAATCGTGAAAAACATCCCCTCTTGCAATTCCAACCCTGTACCTGGTTTGCCATAGTGCAACACAGTGGGTGTCATATGAAACGTTTTTCCAACACCATGCCCGCAAAAATCGCGTACGATGGAGAAGCCCTGACGCTCAGCAAAGCTTTGAATCGCATGGCCCACATCACCTAACGTGGCGCCCGGCTTCACAACTTCAATGCCGCGCATCATGGCCTCATAAGTCACATTGATCAGTTTTTCGGCCCGGACCCCAATCTTACCAATAGCGAACATGCGGCTGGTATCGCCATGCCATCCATCCACAATCGTGGTGACGTCAATGTTAATAATATCCCCCTCGATGAGCTTTTTATCCCCTGGAATACCATGGCAAACCACGTGATTTACAGAGGTGCAAATCGATTTGGGGAATCCCTGATAGCCAAGGGGGGCAGGGATAGCGCCGTGCTTCAGAATAAAATCGTGACACAGCGTATTCAATTCATTGGTCGTGACGCCTGCCTTGACAAAGGGGGTGATATAGTCAAGCATCTGCGATGCCAATCGTCCGGCCTTTCGCATGCCCTCAAAGTCTTGATTTGTGTGAATCAGGACCTGCTCAACCTCCTCCTCTTCGTGGTGGTGGCCGTGCTGGCAATGTTCTGTGTGTTGATGGTGGTAGGGATTAATCATAATGCTTTTTTACAGGGAGAAACTATTAGCTCAAGTTATACCATTTTCAGATCATTTTGCGAGTTTTTCTCGTTATATTGTCTATATAGGTATCAATTTCTTTTCCGCAATAAAAAACCCACTTCTCAATTTGAAAAGTGGGTTAAAGATTTTAAAAAAATGAAAAGAGAATTTAGCGAGAATAAAACTCGATAACCAAATTTGGTTCCATTTGAACGGGGTAGGGGACATCAGCAAACTTAGGTCCGCGAATGAACTTGCCCTTCATAGACTTGTGGTCAACATCCATATAGTCTGGAACGTCCCGTTCACCCAATTGGGCTGCGGCCAAAACATTCACGTTTTCTTTCATCTCGCCCAGAATGCTTAACTCGTCGCCGTCCTTCAAACGATAAGAAGGGATGTCAACGCGTTTACCATTAACGGCAATGTGTCCGTGGTTGACCATTTGACGCGCAGCGAATACCGTCGCTACGAATTTCATACGGTAAACAACGGCGTCCAGACGACGTTCTAGAAGGTCAATCATATTTTCTGATGTATCGCCACGGCGACGAACGGCCTCTTGATAAAGGCGACGGAAATGCTTTTCGCTTATGTTTCCATAGTAGCCTTTTAGTTTTTGTTTGGCTCTAAGCTGGATACCATAGTCGGAAGGCTTTGATCGTTGTTGACCATGCTGACCTGGTCCGTAATTACG
It contains:
- the map gene encoding type I methionyl aminopeptidase, yielding MINPYHHQHTEHCQHGHHHEEEEVEQVLIHTNQDFEGMRKAGRLASQMLDYITPFVKAGVTTNELNTLCHDFILKHGAIPAPLGYQGFPKSICTSVNHVVCHGIPGDKKLIEGDIINIDVTTIVDGWHGDTSRMFAIGKIGVRAEKLINVTYEAMMRGIEVVKPGATLGDVGHAIQSFAERQGFSIVRDFCGHGVGKTFHMTPTVLHYGKPGTGLELQEGMFFTIEPMINAGKPGVKVLEDGWTAVTKDKSLSAQFEHSLAVTSNGYEIFTVSG
- the rpsD gene encoding 30S ribosomal protein S4, whose translation is MTKRVEAKHKIDRRLGVNLWGRAKSPFNNRNYGPGQHGQQRSKPSDYGIQLRAKQKLKGYYGNISEKHFRRLYQEAVRRRGDTSENMIDLLERRLDAVVYRMKFVATVFAARQMVNHGHIAVNGKRVDIPSYRLKDGDELSILGEMKENVNVLAAAQLGERDVPDYMDVDHKSMKGKFIRGPKFADVPYPVQMEPNLVIEFYSR